In one window of Pelorhabdus rhamnosifermentans DNA:
- a CDS encoding TonB-dependent receptor plug domain-containing protein encodes MVITKTNKNRVKIQLTAMALSTALLSGTASADTVKTSNAPDDKLDPVLVTAQRYEKRDVDTPATTSVYSGEKLQETGAKNVLEALKLTEGFVYSGYGASGASQGTMTSKVIMRGVYSGTLVLINGTPINIRGLYNLEDIPLENVERVEIVRGGGSVLYGSEATGGVINIITKKERQNSITVSEGNYGQQDYDLNLQMGKLGMGYNYEKWGNAGKASSYVTSGKEMYNIFAGLERNNYSFNYNFDTALSLLYDHSDSKSRYNYCFGEGYASNLADKTRYTRNYYDNKNLVQLQYHQDHVKGTVYYNDKNLETLGVDSYSSAGSIKNYPQYTDTEEKNRTYGLDLQQDWQINANKLLLGLTYQNEYYLPNVSKSLNYERNNYSVYGQWEQPFNDVNTMILSGRETWTGGAPNDKNYDNFSSQGQFIHKINENESIYTSAGQSFKMPTFSQIYGSSSSLMVGNPNVKPQTGMHYEVGWKKNSDHHQWRVALFNYYIKDNITSQNITTTDQYQYTNEDLKNTGIELSCNIEGTDGWSYNWGVTYGNPQSKTTAKPYWDRTYGRWQVNSGVTYQKDKWRATLTESYLADRVMTPSSAASYGQKPYLMTSFNVDYEIDKKQDIFFTANNVLDRDDVISHQSSEYYYTPFNYSLGYKAKF; translated from the coding sequence ATGGTTATTACTAAAACGAATAAAAACCGAGTAAAAATACAACTTACTGCAATGGCTTTGAGCACAGCTCTATTATCAGGTACAGCGAGTGCTGATACAGTAAAAACCAGTAATGCACCAGATGATAAGTTAGATCCAGTTCTTGTAACGGCGCAACGTTATGAAAAACGTGATGTGGACACACCAGCAACGACCAGTGTTTATTCAGGCGAAAAATTACAGGAGACTGGAGCGAAAAATGTTCTCGAAGCATTAAAATTAACGGAGGGTTTCGTTTATTCTGGTTATGGCGCTTCAGGGGCTTCTCAGGGTACAATGACAAGTAAAGTGATTATGCGAGGCGTATATAGCGGTACCTTGGTATTGATTAATGGTACACCGATCAATATAAGAGGTTTATATAATTTAGAAGATATTCCTTTGGAAAATGTAGAACGTGTTGAAATTGTCAGAGGAGGGGGTTCTGTACTCTATGGCAGCGAGGCTACCGGCGGAGTCATTAATATTATTACGAAAAAAGAACGGCAAAATTCCATTACGGTGTCAGAGGGGAATTACGGTCAACAGGACTATGATTTAAATCTACAGATGGGTAAATTAGGCATGGGCTATAATTATGAAAAATGGGGTAATGCGGGTAAAGCCTCTTCTTATGTAACAAGCGGCAAAGAAATGTATAATATTTTTGCTGGTTTAGAACGCAATAATTATTCATTTAATTATAATTTCGATACAGCATTATCCTTATTGTACGATCATAGTGATTCAAAGTCCCGGTATAATTATTGTTTTGGCGAAGGGTATGCAAGTAATTTGGCAGATAAAACCCGATATACTCGAAATTATTACGATAACAAGAATTTAGTGCAGTTACAGTATCATCAGGATCATGTAAAAGGTACCGTGTACTATAATGATAAAAATCTTGAAACATTGGGCGTCGATAGTTATTCTTCCGCAGGCAGTATCAAAAATTATCCACAATATACCGATACGGAGGAAAAAAACCGAACTTATGGCTTGGATTTACAACAAGATTGGCAGATTAATGCGAATAAGTTATTACTTGGTCTTACCTATCAAAATGAGTATTATTTGCCGAATGTCAGTAAAAGTTTAAATTATGAACGGAATAATTATTCGGTCTATGGTCAGTGGGAGCAGCCTTTTAATGACGTCAACACGATGATACTCAGTGGGCGTGAGACTTGGACCGGCGGCGCGCCGAATGATAAAAATTATGATAACTTTAGTTCCCAAGGTCAATTTATTCATAAAATTAACGAAAACGAAAGTATTTATACCAGTGCGGGTCAATCGTTTAAAATGCCAACTTTTAGCCAAATTTATGGCAGTAGCAGTAGTTTAATGGTGGGGAATCCCAACGTGAAACCGCAGACAGGAATGCACTATGAAGTAGGCTGGAAGAAAAACAGTGATCATCATCAATGGCGGGTAGCTTTATTTAATTATTATATTAAAGACAATATCACTTCTCAAAATATCACGACAACAGACCAATATCAATATACCAATGAAGACTTGAAAAATACCGGAATTGAGCTAAGTTGTAATATTGAAGGAACTGACGGCTGGAGTTATAACTGGGGTGTCACTTATGGTAATCCACAGTCCAAAACAACGGCTAAACCCTATTGGGACAGGACCTATGGCCGCTGGCAAGTTAATAGTGGCGTAACCTATCAAAAAGATAAGTGGCGTGCCACTCTTACGGAAAGTTATTTAGCTGACCGTGTTATGACACCGAGTTCGGCTGCTTCCTATGGTCAGAAGCCTTATCTTATGACGAGTTTCAATGTTGATTACGAGATAGATAAAAAACAGGACATCTTCTTCACAGCAAATAATGTCTTAGACCGTGATGATGTCATTTCGCATCAAAGCTCGGAATATTATTACACGCCATTTAATTATAGTTTAGGTTATAAAGCAAAATTTTAA